The Phaenicophaeus curvirostris isolate KB17595 chromosome 27, BPBGC_Pcur_1.0, whole genome shotgun sequence DNA window ACCAAGCCTGCAATAAACAACAGTTGATCTTGGCAGATTGGCATATCTTTAATATATTAAACAAAACATATCTGCTAGAAACCTTCTATtcatataaaaatgcaaaaagaccccctttaaagacatttctttGGCAtactttcccctccctcccccttaTATTGCAAGAAGCTCTCTTTTGATATGTCATTTGCTTGTAAACAGACAAAGAAAAGtgtaattaataataataatacaaagcTTTTGATATAATACTGTCACAGTGCAGCAAGCGTATATAACAACTCAGCGTCAGCAAGACTGTGCAGGCTGCGGGAGCGACAACGAGGATCAGAATCATAATAAAGAGGAGGCGCAGGAAAATGAGGGTGAAGCCATCAGGTGAGAAGGGGGCTCCCGAGGGTTTTGGAGGGCAAGACAAATCCAAGTGCTTTTTAACTCCCCTTCCCCGCCAGCCCTTGCCTGGTCCTTGCGACCCCTCGGGAGGTAGGTAATTAAACTCATTGGCACACAGGAGAAAATGGAGGTGGGGGAAGCTGGAAAgggcagaggaggctgcaggctCCCATCCTGCCTCCTCTGCATCATTCTTGGGGCTGGGGTTGGCATGAGCTGCCCCACGAGGGATGGGCAGGGCAGGTAGTGCTGGACCAGGGCGGGATGGGAGCTCTCTTGTCTTAGGAATCCTTCAAGACCCAGCAGGAGAAGGCTCCCAGCGCCTGCTGCTGCCCACCgggtgtttttttcatttgcagaagagggggaaaaaaaacggGGGGACTTGTTTATACATGGGGGAAAATAAGTGCTTATCCAAGTTCCAGCCCTTTGAATGCGTGGTGTGAGCTGCCCACGGAAGGTCCCTAAATACCTGGCATCATTCTCCCACTTCCCCAGGACTGTCTGGCACGAGTTCAGGGCTTTCTTTGCCTTCCCAGGAGCAAACTCAGGAGTTTCTGAGCTGGTTTGAGGGTGAGGACCTGCTCTGGCTCTGCCCCCAGCTTGGCTCTTTGGTGCTTTGGTGGAGAGGGTTGGCTTTGGCTCCGGGAGCAGCACGGCTCCGCAGCCTACCCCATTGCATAGCTTACATCTCCGAGGGCTGGGGAGCCTTTTCTGGCTGGGATTTTAGTGTCTGGTATTAAAACAGTGCAGACAATCGCCTTGGAGCTGAGGCTCTGCTTACCTTGTGCTGGCTTTGTGATATGGCTCTTGTACTTTGGCAGCTGCGTAACCCACGGGGTGAAACGCTGGCGTCTTTACCCACATGAGCCAAACTTTAGCATGTAAAACCATTTCAGGTGCAGGAGCTGCTTTCTGGcttgctcagcagcagcttcctCCGGCCGGGGTGGCATCGGAGTGGTTCCCTCGGTGGGAATATTGCAGTTGCAGCACACGAGGCTATTGCCCCAGTGCCGGGGGCTTGCCCGCTCCTGGAGAACACTGGTCGGTAACGAGGCACTCGCATCACTTACTGATCTGCCTGTACATATATACATTCAATAATAGAGCTTTGAAAAATAGAcctttgtttcctctgtatAGTTTAAAATAGCATTTAGGCTCAGTCTGAAGTGACATGCAGGAGCGATGGAAGCACACTTGCAATTCAGGCTGCTGAAGAGCAGGGACTGCCTTTCCCTCGAGACCCCAGCGTCGCCACGGGAAGCTTTGAGCCTCTGTAGGGGACGGGTCGGGCTCGGCATCGCCCTCACCGGAGCCCCTGGCCGTGCCGTCCGTCCCCACTAGTGCACGCGGCGATGCCCGCAGCGTCGCCTCCTCGCAGGCTCCCGCGGGAAAGCGCTGCGGCCGCCCAATCCTCCGCCGTCTCTACACGGTGGTTTCGCTCTTCCAGAGGCCTGTCTTCATGCCGGCCACGCTGTCGGCACTGGCCAGGTTGATGTCGTACTTGCTGTCCTTGAGGCCGCCGTTGTGGCTGGCCACGTTGAGCGGGTAGGAGCGGCGCTTGGCCTCCTTCTCGGCCGCGCTGGCTTGCCGCAGGTTGTCCCTGCTGGCGCTCCTCCGGCGCGCCTCGGCGAAGTCGGGCACCCGCCGCCCGCCGTCGCTGCCCTCCGAGTGGCTGGGCGCCGCCTCCACGTCCTGGGGAGCCCGCAGCGCCGCGCGGCCGCTGCCCACGGGGCTGTTCCTGCCGCTGGGGTAGCTCTCGGAGTGGCTGTTGTGGAGGCTGCCGCTCTCGCTGGAGGGATGCTCGGACGAGGGGCCACGCAGCATTTTCAAGCGGTGGTGCTTCCCGTCCCGGCACGGCTTGGCTCTGCCCCGGTGGCTCCTGCGGCCGTGGAGGTTGCTGGCGTGCCTGCCGGCGCTCTTGCCCTCGGCGAGGTCCAGCTCCGGGCGAGCGTCCGCCTGGCTCTGGGCTACCTGCAGGTTGGTGAGCTTGCAGCGGCCCCTGGCCGAGCCGGCGCTGccgggcgaggaggaggaggaggcagcggAGTGAGCGGCCTCCGCGTCGCAGCCGATGAAGACCTGCGAGCCGTCCTCCGGCACCAGCCCCGGGTGGACGTACGCCTGCATGGGCAGCGCGTTCCTGTAGGAGGGGCAGCAGGAGAACCAGGAGTTGAGGACGTCCCGGCGCCGGACGCAGTGATGGACGAAGATGAAGAGTCCCAGCGCCACGGCGGTGATGCCGTAGAGGCAGCTGAAGACGATGTTGAGGTACCAGCGCTGGGACACGGCCATGGCGCCGAACGTCCACAGGGCGACGTACAAGGCGTGGGTGGTCACCAACGCCCAGAACTGCACCTGCAGGGAATAGACCCCATCCACCTCCGGGCAGGGCTGCCCCGAGTTCAGCGTCACCGAGATGGACCCGGAGTCTGTCAGGAGGTCACCGGCTCCTCCCAGCCGCGGCGGCGGCTCCAGAGGCTTCGGGATGTCTTTCTGGAGCGATGGTCGGCACTGGAGGCTGAGCCCGGCACAGAGGAAGTAAATCCAGGTGACGAGCAAGATGAAAGCCACGGGGATGTAGAAGGCGCCCAGGCTGGGCCGCCACACCAGCCAGCAGCTGTAGGGAGGAGAGGGGCTCTGCTGAGCAGACCTGGGTGCCACCCAGCTGGCAGCCGCGggtcagagaatcacagaatcattgaggctggaaaagccctctaagctcatcaaTCCAaacccaccgtgcctgctaaaccatgtccacaAGTGCCAGATCCCCAGGGTTGGAGAcaccacccctgccctgggcagcctggtccagggcttcaccactctgttaggaaggaattttttcctactatccaatccaaacctcccctggcgcaacttgaggctgtttcctctcatcccatcacttgttacctggtaaaggagcccagcacccaccacaccacaacctcctttccaggagctgcagagagcgatgaggtctcccctcagcctcctcttctccaggttgaacaaggGGCTGTGGGTCATGGCCCTGCGATGCTTAGCACCATGGCCCGAGCTCCGTGGCTGCCTGCCTTGTTTTTCCCAATATCTCAATAGCTCTTGGGAAAAATTTCACTGCCTTTCCCCAAGCTTGCCTGGATTCCTGGCACGACCCGGGGGGAGGCAGGGGGGCTGCCCGGCTGGGAAAGAGGGCACGGTTGAGCAGGGACACTTACTAGGGGTTGTTGTCGTGGTAGTTGTGGATGTTGACGGCTGCCGTGACCCCACAGATGATGAGGGGGATCCCACCAGCAATCAGGTAGAACCTGCACAGGGGGGACAGTGTCACCGCACACCCAGGGAGGGCACGGCCGTGGGCACGACAGGCTCGTATGGCACAGCGAGTCCTGCCCCAGCCTCTGGATGTGGGGCCGGGGGAGCCCCCATGGTTCTCTGCTCCCCCCAGGGCGAGGGGACGGGGTGCTGGTACCGTAGCATGGGGCGGGGGGCCGGCTGGGACGTGTCCCCATCCGGCTGCCGCGGCGCTTTCCAGGTCGCCTCCTTGTAGAGCACTCTGGCTTTCACCGCCATCCACAGCAGGGTGGAGAGGGAGGAGTAGTGCAAGATGATGCCGACCTGCGGGACAGAGGCGGTGGTCAGGAAGGAGGGAGGCTGCAGGCACCGCTGTGTCCCCACCGGTCACCATCCTGCGGGTCTGGGCAGGGCAAAACCTCCTGTGCCGAGCTCTGCAAACAGCGCTGGCAGCACACAGAGGCCATTGGAGAATCActgaatcattaaggttggaaaagacctccaagctcatccagtccaaccatcagcccaaccccactgtgcccacAAAACCATCTCCCCAAGAGCCACGCCTGCACgttctttgaacccctccagggatggagactccaccacagCCTTGCgctgcctctgccagggcttcaccgctctctcagtgaagaaatctttccctcaacctcctcttccccagtGCCTACCGCTTGACAGACGATCAAGTAACCAGTGAGGGTAATGCCTCCTGCAAAGACAGCAGCCGTCATTGCGATGTGGAAGCAGAGATTAAGCAGCATGTGCCAGCCCTTCCGCGGGATGAGAATGGTGCTGGAAGAGAGGCACAACAGGCACCCGTGAGCTCCTGTGCAGCCCTGAGCCATTGCCCTCTGTGGCTCCTCCGGCAGCAGTGCTTGCATGGCAACGCTTTCCTGGAGGGCTCTCTCCTGAAAGTCCTTGTCCTAGAGAGCCATTTCCCAGAGAACCACCTCCTGGAGAACCATCTCCTGGAGGACCATCCCCTGCATCGTCATCCTCTGGTTGGTGATGGCCATCCCCACACGCCTTTGTGGCCATCGGGAGTGCCTGGGGAGCTCCTCCAGCTGCCCACAGAGACGTCCCCCCAAGCACAACCCCTCCACCCACCGCCACCACGGCCAAGACGCCAACTCACCCGTGGTTGACGATGTAGGTGATGATGGTGGTgaagaggcagagcagcagcacggCCGTGCAGGTGTACATGGCCGGGTGCAGCACCTCCACGGCGCCCCGCGCCTCGCTGGGGAAGCCGCTCAGCTCCTGCACGGCACAGCCCTGCCCGTCAGCCCCCGCTGCACCCGTCCCCATCCTCCCGGCCCATCCCACGGCCCCCGGGCTCCGCACGTACCATGAGCACAGCCACGTTGCTGAGGTGCCGGCACTGCAGGGAGGTGACGTTGGGCTCCTGGGCAGCCAGCTGGCAGCCCTCGGCGCTCCAGccccccatgccccccagcacctcaaagTTCCAGTACGCGGCCACCGGGTCTGCGCCCTCCCCCGGGTGTCGCAGCGACACGGTCACCGGCTCTGACAGGTTTCCCACTCGACAGCCATCTGCAGCGAGAGGGGAACGCGGTGAGCGGGGCGAGAGACACCCCAGAGGAGGCTGGGCACAGGCATGGTGCCACCTCCCCATGAGGACCCCCAGGATGCGCCGCAAGGAGCCCCATGGAGCTCCAGTCCCCAAGGAAACTTAGAACTCCAGTCCCCACTTCGAGCACCCGCCACCAGCCAGCAGCCCTTACAGGTCCCCGCGTAGATGACCGGTGTGGCCACGCTGCGGCGTTTGCCATCGTCAGCCAGGCGGGAGGAGTTGCCCGTGCTGCAGAAGAGCTTCCCATTGCGGAAAACCAGCAGCTGGAGCTTGCAGTCGGCCAGCGGCGGGGACAGGACGGAGCTGGCGAAAAGGCTGGGTGGCAGCTGGATGGAGGCCAGGGCGATGCTGTTCTGCGGGCACACGGTGGCTGGTGAGGAGGTGCCGACACCCCGAaccccctccttgtcccccagCTTCTCCGTACCTTGATGTGGAAGCTGGTCAGGGAGATGTTGGGGCGCCCCGTGGTGCAGCGCAGCCTCAGCTGCTGGTCGGGCGTGGGCTCGGCACCCCGCTCGGCTGTGGGGGGACGCCCGGCCGGACCCCCGTCCCGCCGCTGGAAAGCCACGCAGCTCAGCCCCACGTAGCTCTCGGGCTTCACCACGTACGCCTCGAAGGCGATATTGCGGGAGTTCTGCCAGGAACAGCACGGCAGGGCGGCCGTCAGCCCCGGCACGAGGAGGGACCCCCCAGCACGGGTAGAGGGACCCCTTGGCACGGGCAGAGGGACCCCTTGGCACGGGCAGAGCCCCCTGGCACAGGCAGAGATCCATGGGTAGAGACCCTTGGCACAATCAGAGACCCGCTggcatgggcagagacatccaGCATGGGCAGAGGGATTCCTTAGCATGGGCAGAGATACCTTGGCACAGGCAGAGACCCCCTGGCATGGGTAGAGGGACCTCCAGCAGGGGcagagacccccccagcacGGGCACAGGCCCCCTGCCACAGCAAGGACAGAACCTCTCCAGGAGAAATAGAGACCCTTTGGCACAGGCAGAGACCCCAGGCATGAGCAGAGAAACCCTTTGGCACAGGCAGAGACTCTCAGCATGGGCAGAGACCCCTCCAGCGAAGGCAGAGACCCCTCAGGACAGGCAGAGaccccccagcagcagcccaaGTGCCTGCTCCCCACCTCCAGCCCCCGGCCCCCTGCTCACCACCGCCATGTGCTGGGAGTTGCTGCCTAGCGTGTAGGCGGCGAGCTTCTCCAGGGAGCGGACGATGCTGGTGCAagccctctcctccttctgcgACATCCACAGGATGTGGTCGTCCACCAGCATGATGTTGCTGGCCATCTCCACGATCACGTCCGTCAGCTACAAGTAAAACAAACATCTCTGCAATGAGCTACTGCCATCCCTGGTGGCAAACACCCCGATTCGTGcttttccaccccaaaaccacccatcAAAGCTGGGGCAAGCAGGAGACGGGAGCAACGCTCGTTACCTGCTTGATCTGGTCGACGTAGCCGATAAACTTCTCTATCATCTGGGCCACGTAGAGGACATCAACCATGTCGGAGAAGTTGGCTGCCTCGGCCGTGTAGACGCGGAGCTGGTGCGCCAGGGTCAGGGCGTTGGAGGCGTTGATGGGCATCTGCAGAGCAGCACGGTCACTGGCTGCGCCCGGCACCCCCGGcgcccctccccgctccccgtcTCACCAGCACGAAGGTGTAGAGGACGCGGGTGATGTCGTTGGTGTAGAGGCAGTGGGAGTAGTTGCCGTCCTCCCAGCGCCCGGCGCGGTCGCAACGCCTCCACGCCTGCTTCTCGCCCAGCGCGGTGCCGCCGGCCGCGGGCCCCAGGGCGAAGGGGttctgcaggcagggctggaagGCGGTGATGCCAGCCAGCGTGCGGGGCCACCTGCGGGTGCAGGCACACGGTGACTGGGGGCACCCGCCGATGGACACCCACCCCCAGCCTGCTGCCGCTGCACAGACCCTGCCCGGCACCATGGCCCGTGGGCACCGCACACCCCAAAGCCCCCTCAGAAGCCCCTGCCTGCACTCAGTGTTGGGGGCCTGAGAGTGAGGCTCCCCAGAAAGCTGCCGCCCCCTCCCCAATGCCGTACCCCActcagtgcagagcagagggaagcAGTGGGTTGAGGGGGGGCACTGCTAATTTAAGCCACATTGACTGCACCAGGAATTTCTATTCCGCAGTGGCCCCGCCGGGGTTACGGCAGGCGCCCCGAGCCTTTCGTCTCGTGCCAGAGAAATTCCAAcacctctgctgctggagcCGGGCTGCGCCATCGGCACGGGAAGCCCTTCAAAAGCGCTCGCGCTCCCCGTGGCCGCTAATCGCTACCAGATGCCCGGTCACCTGCGGCAAGGCCCCCGCCCCGGCACACACCACGTGCGCTGTACGTGGCACACACCATACACACCTTTATCCCACCCCTGGACCATACCTGAAGTCCCCACGGTTGTTGGTGACCCGCTCGGCAGGGCAGTAGGATGCGGAGGTCTCCAGCACCACGATCTCCACCTTCTTGCTGACGTTGCCCTGCGAGGTGGAGACGGCGCACTCCCACTCGCCGTTGGCGGAGACGTGGATGTTGGAGAGGATGAGCTCGCTGCGGGCAGAGGGGAAGGGCTGGCATGGTGGGTCTGCCCCACAGCAAACCTGCTACACCAGCCCCCCATGcctggggacgtggggacacacGCCATGAAGCACAGGAGGTGCCCACACCTGGCATCCCACCCACGACACTTGGTACCTGCAAGGCCCACAGCCATGAGTGTCCATTCCCATCCTCAAGCCTGTGTCAATTcccgtctccatctccatcaccaTCCCATCTCTATCACTGTCTCTATATCCATCCTTGTCTCcacctcatctccatccccaacCCCATGCCCATCTCTTCTCTATCACTGTCCCTatatccatctccatccctgtctccatcccatctcatttCCACTCCTGTCCCCATCTCATCTCGGTCCTCATGTCATCTCTATCACTGTCCCCATTTTCATCTTCATGcctgtccctatccccatcTCGTCTCCTTCCCAGTCACCATCCCATCTttatccccatcctcatccaatcttcatccccatctccatcgcCGTCCCTATGTCACCTCTACCTCCGTCCCCATTCCCAAGTCCATCTCcattccctccccatcccagtccccatctcccccccgACCTGGTGATGAAGGTGCAGTCATGGATGAGGCTCTCCTCCACGATGACGCCCGTCCGCTCGTCCTCCTCCACGGGCTCGCGGTTGTGGTACCACCGGATCTGGGTGCTGTTGTCCAGGTAGGTGGCCGTGCACTGGAAGGGCAGCCGATCGCCCTGGAAAACCACCTGGCGCAGCGACGGGATGAGGTGGTGGGTGTGCAGCTCCGGGGCGCCCGCTGCGGGGGACACAGCCGCCCGGGTGAGCGTGTGTCCCCActgcccccgccgcccccgccccggccccggctcACCGCAGCCCAGCTGGCCGTCCCGCGCGCTGCGCAAGGCCAAGGCGTGGAGGTGCCGGGGGTAGACGCACGCCGTCCGCTCCGAGATCTGCGCCGAGCGGTTGCGAGCCCAGGGCAGCACCCAGCGCAGGTTGCAGTCGCATGTCAGGTACTCGGTGGCAAAGTCCCTGCAAGCGTCGGCGTCACGGGGCGCCCGCGGGGAGCGCCCGGAGCCCCCAGAGCCTCCAGCAGGGAACCCCGCTGGTGCCAAACCCCCGGGCACAAACTCACACGACTTTCAAGGAGGGAAGCTCGT harbors:
- the ADGRA2 gene encoding adhesion G protein-coupled receptor A2, with translation MRRAALLLLLSAALSGGRAARGCPGLGPGCHCGSERPRAPPAPRRRVLCAGAGLPAPPEPRLLPPGTATLLLSNNKITVLENGSFFGLWALEKLDLKNNLISTVQPGAFLGLPELKRLDLSNNRIGCLSASVFQGLSNLLRLNMSGNIFSSLPPGVFDELPSLKVVDFATEYLTCDCNLRWVLPWARNRSAQISERTACVYPRHLHALALRSARDGQLGCAGAPELHTHHLIPSLRQVVFQGDRLPFQCTATYLDNSTQIRWYHNREPVEEDERTGVIVEESLIHDCTFITSELILSNIHVSANGEWECAVSTSQGNVSKKVEIVVLETSASYCPAERVTNNRGDFRWPRTLAGITAFQPCLQNPFALGPAAGGTALGEKQAWRRCDRAGRWEDGNYSHCLYTNDITRVLYTFVLMPINASNALTLAHQLRVYTAEAANFSDMVDVLYVAQMIEKFIGYVDQIKQLTDVIVEMASNIMLVDDHILWMSQKEERACTSIVRSLEKLAAYTLGSNSQHMAVNSRNIAFEAYVVKPESYVGLSCVAFQRRDGGPAGRPPTAERGAEPTPDQQLRLRCTTGRPNISLTSFHIKNSIALASIQLPPSLFASSVLSPPLADCKLQLLVFRNGKLFCSTGNSSRLADDGKRRSVATPVIYAGTYGCRVGNLSEPVTVSLRHPGEGADPVAAYWNFEVLGGMGGWSAEGCQLAAQEPNVTSLQCRHLSNVAVLMELSGFPSEARGAVEVLHPAMYTCTAVLLLCLFTTIITYIVNHGTILIPRKGWHMLLNLCFHIAMTAAVFAGGITLTGYLIVCQAVGIILHYSSLSTLLWMAVKARVLYKEATWKAPRQPDGDTSQPAPRPMLRFYLIAGGIPLIICGVTAAVNIHNYHDNNPYCWLVWRPSLGAFYIPVAFILLVTWIYFLCAGLSLQCRPSLQKDIPKPLEPPPRLGGAGDLLTDSGSISVTLNSGQPCPEVDGVYSLQVQFWALVTTHALYVALWTFGAMAVSQRWYLNIVFSCLYGITAVALGLFIFVHHCVRRRDVLNSWFSCCPSYRNALPMQAYVHPGLVPEDGSQVFIGCDAEAAHSAASSSSSPGSAGSARGRCKLTNLQVAQSQADARPELDLAEGKSAGRHASNLHGRRSHRGRAKPCRDGKHHRLKMLRGPSSEHPSSESGSLHNSHSESYPSGRNSPVGSGRAALRAPQDVEAAPSHSEGSDGGRRVPDFAEARRRSASRDNLRQASAAEKEAKRRSYPLNVASHNGGLKDSKYDINLASADSVAGMKTGLWKSETTV